A region of the Deltaproteobacteria bacterium genome:
GCTCCTTCTGCCGAGTCGACCGCCAAGGAAGACCAGGCCGCTCTGGAGAGACGGAAACAGGAAGAGGCCGCCCGCAAACTGCAAATGGAAATCGAGGCCTTTGAATCCAGCAAAATATACTTTGATTTCGATAAATCGGAGTTGAAACCCGAGGCCCGGGCTATTCTGGACAAGAAGGCGGCATGGTTGAGGGAGCACCCGGAATTCAACCTGCGAATCGAAGGACACTGCGATGAGCGTGGCACCAATGAATACAACCTGGCTTTGGGTGAGAGAAGGGCCAATGCCGCGTTCAATTACCTGAATGCACTCGGGGTCTCTTCGAGCAGGATGTCCACCGTGAGTTACGGGGAAGA
Encoded here:
- the pal gene encoding peptidoglycan-associated lipoprotein Pal; this encodes MMKRTVTIAIVLAFWGSSLLMMTSCAKKQTVAEQPAKPPAPVVTEVKEPAPSAESTAKEDQAALERRKQEEAARKLQMEIEAFESSKIYFDFDKSELKPEARAILDKKAAWLREHPEFNLRIEGHCDERGTNEYNLALGERRANAAFNYLNALGVSSSRMSTVSYGEERPVDPRHNEEAWAKNRRDEFRLIKK